A window of the Flavobacterium sangjuense genome harbors these coding sequences:
- the rsmH gene encoding 16S rRNA (cytosine(1402)-N(4))-methyltransferase RsmH, translated as MMMEMEYHNPVLLKETVDGLNIKPDGIYVDVTFGGGGHSKEILKRLGPNGKLFGFDQDEDAFANALPDERFTLIPENFRYIKRFLRFHGVKSVDGILADLGVSSHQFDVPERGFSTRFDADLDMRMSKKNDLDAFKVVNEYDEANLKRVFLDYGELKVAPALARTIIEAREKKSINTTDELKVVLSRFLPEQHKNKILAQIYQAIRIEVNQEMDVLKEFLEQSLEILKPQGRLSVISYHSLEDRLVKRFIKNGLFEGEPERDFFGNFSVPFKSIEKLIVPTDEEIKENNRARSAKLRVAEKK; from the coding sequence ATGATGATGGAGATGGAATATCATAACCCGGTTTTATTAAAGGAAACTGTTGACGGACTAAATATCAAACCGGATGGAATTTATGTGGATGTGACTTTTGGCGGCGGCGGTCATTCTAAAGAGATTTTGAAACGATTAGGACCAAACGGAAAACTATTTGGATTTGACCAGGATGAAGATGCTTTTGCCAATGCTTTGCCAGACGAGAGATTTACACTGATACCTGAAAATTTTAGATACATAAAACGTTTTTTGAGATTTCACGGTGTAAAAAGCGTGGATGGAATTTTAGCAGATTTAGGCGTTTCATCACATCAGTTTGATGTTCCGGAAAGAGGATTTTCTACTCGCTTTGATGCTGATTTGGATATGCGAATGAGTAAAAAAAATGACTTGGATGCGTTCAAAGTGGTGAATGAATATGACGAAGCCAATTTAAAAAGAGTGTTTTTGGATTACGGAGAATTGAAAGTAGCTCCAGCTTTAGCCAGAACAATTATTGAAGCCAGAGAGAAGAAAAGCATCAACACTACAGACGAATTAAAAGTTGTTTTATCAAGGTTTTTACCGGAACAACACAAAAATAAAATCCTGGCTCAAATCTATCAGGCCATCCGAATTGAAGTGAATCAGGAAATGGATGTTTTAAAAGAGTTTTTGGAACAATCACTTGAAATATTGAAACCCCAAGGAAGATTAAGCGTGATTTCATACCATTCACTAGAAGACAGATTGGTAAAACGTTTTATCAAAAACGGTCTGTTTGAAGGCGAACCGGAACGCGACTTTTTCGGAAACTTTTCAGTTCCGTTTAAAAGCATAGAAAAATTAATCGTTCCAACGGACGAAGAAATAAAAGAGAATAACAGAGCAAGAAGCGCGAAGCTAAGAGTAGCCGAAAAGAAATAA
- the mraZ gene encoding division/cell wall cluster transcriptional repressor MraZ: MNTIIGTYECKVDAKGRLMIPSALKKQLANSLQDGFVLKRSVFQPCLELYPMTEWNLMMQKINKLNRFVKKNNDFIRRFTAGVKVVEVDDLGRLLIPKDLVAFSKISKDIVLSSAVNIVEIWDKDLYEKSIAGDDIDFADLAEDVMGNVNDDGDGIS, encoded by the coding sequence TTGAATACCATAATCGGAACATACGAATGCAAGGTTGATGCCAAGGGAAGACTCATGATTCCTTCGGCGTTGAAGAAGCAACTTGCTAATTCTCTTCAAGATGGCTTTGTCTTGAAGCGCTCCGTTTTTCAACCTTGTTTAGAATTATATCCAATGACAGAGTGGAATTTGATGATGCAAAAAATCAACAAATTGAATCGCTTTGTAAAGAAAAATAACGATTTCATTCGTCGATTTACTGCCGGAGTAAAAGTGGTAGAAGTTGACGATTTGGGCAGATTGTTAATTCCGAAAGATTTAGTTGCGTTTAGTAAAATTTCAAAAGATATCGTCTTGTCTTCTGCTGTGAACATAGTGGAGATTTGGGATAAAGATTTATATGAAAAGTCGATTGCTGGCGATGATATAGATTTTGCTGATTTAGCCGAAGATGTTATGGGAAATGTAAATGATGATGGAGATGGAATATCATAA
- a CDS encoding alpha/beta fold hydrolase, with translation MEGKFKKEGRYSYFEAGEGTPIVVLHGLMGGLSNFNGVADYFSSNGYKVVIPELPIYTQNILKTNVKAFAKYVKDFINFKGFDRVILLGNSLGGHIALYHAKVYPEKVAGLVLTGSSGLYESAMGDSYPKRGDYEYIKKKAEAVFFDPAIASKEIVDEVFAVVNDRIKVIKTLTIAKSAIRHNMAKDLPKMHIKTCLIWGKNDQVTPPEVAEEFHKLMPNSSLYWIDKCGHAAMMEHPDEFNRLLDEWLKEVHL, from the coding sequence ATGGAAGGAAAATTTAAAAAAGAGGGCAGATATTCCTATTTTGAAGCTGGAGAAGGAACGCCGATAGTCGTTTTACACGGATTAATGGGTGGATTAAGTAACTTTAATGGAGTTGCTGACTATTTCTCGTCTAATGGCTATAAAGTTGTCATTCCCGAGTTGCCCATTTATACCCAAAACATTTTAAAAACCAATGTAAAAGCCTTTGCAAAATATGTAAAAGACTTTATCAATTTTAAAGGTTTTGACCGGGTAATTCTTTTGGGAAATTCTCTTGGTGGGCATATTGCATTGTATCATGCGAAAGTATATCCTGAAAAAGTTGCCGGACTTGTACTTACAGGAAGTTCAGGACTTTACGAGAGCGCTATGGGTGATAGTTATCCTAAACGTGGTGATTACGAATATATCAAGAAAAAAGCTGAAGCGGTTTTTTTTGATCCTGCAATTGCGTCAAAAGAAATCGTTGACGAAGTCTTTGCTGTAGTGAATGACAGAATAAAAGTGATTAAGACATTGACAATTGCCAAAAGTGCGATTCGTCATAATATGGCTAAAGATTTACCAAAAATGCACATAAAAACTTGTCTTATTTGGGGTAAAAATGATCAGGTTACACCACCGGAAGTTGCCGAAGAATTTCATAAATTAATGCCTAATTCATCATTGTATTGGATTGACAAATGTGGTCATGCCGCTATGATGGAGCATCCTGACGAATTCAATCGTTTGCTTGATGAATGGTTAAAAGAAGTTCACCTATAA
- the yihA gene encoding ribosome biogenesis GTP-binding protein YihA/YsxC: MKINTAEFIISNSDVSKCPLERLPEYAFIGRSNVGKSSLINMLTNHKNLAKTSGKPGKTQLINHFKINSNWFLVDLPGYGYARVSKRTKEVFQEFITDYFEKREQLVCAFVLIDIRLEAQKIDLEFINYLGEIEVPFCIIFTKADKISRGKIDGHIAAYRKALLANNWEEMPQHFVTSATENTGRETVLQYIDDINAEVFKDLNQF, translated from the coding sequence ATGAAAATTAATACCGCCGAATTTATAATCAGCAATTCTGATGTAAGTAAATGTCCGCTGGAACGTTTGCCTGAATATGCTTTTATTGGTCGCTCCAATGTTGGAAAATCATCCTTGATTAACATGTTGACCAATCATAAAAATTTGGCAAAAACATCCGGAAAACCAGGAAAAACACAGCTTATAAATCATTTTAAAATCAATTCCAATTGGTTTTTGGTCGATTTGCCCGGTTATGGTTATGCCAGAGTTTCTAAAAGAACAAAAGAAGTTTTTCAGGAATTCATCACTGATTATTTCGAAAAAAGAGAACAATTGGTTTGTGCTTTTGTACTAATTGATATTCGTTTAGAAGCACAAAAAATCGACTTGGAATTCATCAATTATTTAGGTGAAATTGAAGTGCCATTCTGCATCATTTTTACTAAAGCGGATAAGATAAGCCGAGGAAAAATTGACGGACACATTGCTGCTTACCGTAAAGCCCTTTTGGCAAACAACTGGGAAGAAATGCCACAACACTTTGTAACCTCAGCTACTGAAAATACTGGTAGAGAAACTGTTTTGCAATATATTGACGATATAAATGCTGAAGTTTTTAAAGACTTGAATCAGTTTTAA
- the gldC gene encoding gliding motility protein GldC, whose translation MSKNITSEIKFLVELDENRVPEKLTWSAQDGGVEQEEAKAMMLSIWDSKVQETLRIDLWTKDMPVDEMKLFFHQTLVAMADTFQRATQDEKMADTMKDFCDYFAEKLELKK comes from the coding sequence ATGAGTAAAAACATCACTTCCGAAATTAAATTTCTTGTTGAATTAGATGAAAACCGTGTACCCGAAAAGTTAACATGGTCAGCACAAGACGGTGGCGTTGAACAAGAAGAAGCAAAAGCCATGATGCTATCAATTTGGGATAGCAAAGTGCAGGAAACACTTCGTATCGATTTGTGGACAAAAGACATGCCTGTTGACGAAATGAAATTGTTTTTTCATCAAACTTTGGTTGCTATGGCTGATACTTTTCAGCGTGCTACTCAAGATGAAAAAATGGCGGATACCATGAAAGATTTTTGCGATTATTTTGCCGAAAAATTAGAGTTGAAAAAATAG
- the gldB gene encoding gliding motility lipoprotein GldB — MKKYVIALALLAGLISCDKKSKVEKAIEETPPVSLKVYRFDKAFFETPPNELQNLKDEYPFFFPEGTPDKVWTDKMQNPQWRELYQEVEKKYSNFGEQTSEIEDLFKHIKYFFPTATMPKVYTVIADMDYNNKAIYANDKLVISLELYLGAKHRFYEFPAYLEQNFEERQMMPDIVTSFSLGKIPPPAEKTLLSEMIYYGKQLYLKDQLLPTYTDAEKIGYLPEQITWCQENESYIWRYFIEKELLYSADSKLPGRFTNLAPFSKFYLEIDNESPGRVGQWIGWQIVRSFMQNNEVSTQDMLKMDVKEIFEKSKYKPKKTDE, encoded by the coding sequence ATGAAAAAATACGTAATTGCATTAGCCCTTTTAGCTGGATTAATCTCTTGTGATAAAAAATCAAAAGTTGAAAAGGCAATAGAGGAAACTCCGCCGGTTTCACTTAAGGTATATCGATTTGACAAAGCATTTTTTGAAACACCACCAAATGAGTTACAAAACCTAAAAGACGAATATCCTTTTTTCTTTCCCGAAGGAACACCTGATAAAGTTTGGACGGACAAAATGCAAAATCCACAATGGCGGGAATTGTATCAGGAAGTGGAGAAGAAGTACTCCAATTTTGGAGAGCAAACTTCTGAAATTGAGGATTTGTTTAAACATATAAAATATTTTTTCCCAACAGCTACAATGCCAAAAGTGTACACTGTTATTGCGGATATGGATTACAACAATAAGGCCATTTATGCCAATGATAAACTTGTGATTTCTTTGGAATTATACCTAGGCGCGAAACATAGATTCTACGAATTTCCGGCATATTTAGAGCAAAATTTTGAAGAAAGACAAATGATGCCTGATATCGTTACGAGTTTTTCGTTAGGAAAAATTCCGCCACCAGCAGAAAAAACATTACTTTCCGAAATGATATATTATGGAAAGCAATTGTATCTAAAAGATCAGTTATTGCCAACCTATACTGATGCTGAAAAAATTGGCTATCTACCGGAACAAATTACTTGGTGCCAGGAGAATGAGAGTTATATTTGGCGCTATTTTATCGAAAAAGAATTGCTGTATAGCGCCGATTCTAAATTGCCGGGACGCTTTACAAATTTGGCGCCTTTTTCTAAATTTTATTTAGAGATAGACAACGAATCTCCGGGAAGAGTTGGACAATGGATTGGATGGCAGATAGTCCGTTCGTTTATGCAAAATAATGAAGTTAGTACACAAGACATGCTTAAAATGGATGTCAAAGAAATATTTGAAAAATCAAAATATAAACCAAAAAAGACAGATGAGTAA
- the nadE gene encoding NAD(+) synthase, whose protein sequence is MAKKSTIKVGEINTFIVTWLKDYATNANLNGFVVGISGGVDSAVTSTLCAQTGLTTLCVEMPIHQDSSQVSRGREHIEQLKKRFPNVKNVETDLTSVFETFKNEVPGSENEAKLNLSLANTRARLRMTTLYYLGGIHGLLVAGTGNKVEDFGVGFYTKYGDGGVDLSPIADLMKSDVYALGKYLEIPESIQNAAPTDGLFGDSRTDEDQLGASYDELEWAMLEAEKNGENENFTKREKEVFDIYKKLNTINQHKMKPIPVCIIPSKYKIC, encoded by the coding sequence ATGGCAAAAAAAAGTACTATTAAGGTAGGGGAAATCAACACCTTTATTGTTACATGGTTGAAGGATTATGCAACAAATGCGAATTTGAATGGTTTTGTCGTTGGAATTTCAGGCGGAGTTGATTCGGCTGTGACTTCAACGCTTTGTGCTCAAACGGGTTTAACCACTTTGTGTGTTGAAATGCCAATTCATCAGGATAGCTCACAAGTAAGCCGCGGAAGGGAACATATTGAGCAATTAAAAAAGCGATTCCCGAATGTGAAAAATGTTGAAACAGATTTGACATCCGTTTTTGAAACATTTAAAAATGAAGTGCCAGGTTCAGAAAATGAAGCAAAGCTAAATTTGTCTTTAGCTAATACCAGAGCGAGATTGCGAATGACAACCTTGTATTATCTAGGTGGCATTCATGGTTTACTGGTGGCCGGAACGGGAAATAAAGTTGAGGATTTTGGCGTTGGTTTTTATACCAAATACGGAGATGGTGGTGTTGATTTGAGTCCGATTGCGGATTTGATGAAAAGTGATGTTTATGCTTTGGGTAAGTATTTAGAAATCCCGGAATCTATTCAAAATGCGGCACCAACAGACGGATTATTTGGCGATTCAAGAACTGATGAAGATCAACTTGGCGCGAGTTATGACGAATTAGAATGGGCAATGCTAGAAGCTGAAAAGAATGGAGAAAATGAAAATTTCACCAAAAGAGAAAAAGAAGTTTTTGATATTTACAAGAAGTTAAACACAATAAATCAACATAAAATGAAACCCATTCCTGTATGTATAATCCCATCGAAATATAAAATTTGTTAA